The Nostoc sp. NIES-3756 DNA window CCGTGGCAGTATCTCAAGCAATTTTACAAGAATGCTTCCGGTTGTTGGTAGCTGGTGGGCAAATCTTAATTTTGGATGGGAGTCAGAAAAGCCTTCGTCAATTGGAGTGGCTGAATAACATTTTTGAGGAACCTTACATCCATGAGTATGCTGCTGATAGCGTAGATGCGCGTATGGGTGCGGCTGGGTTTGGCAGAGTACGTACAGAGGATGTATGGTGGATACATCAATTAACTAGTGGTGTTAAACCTATTTCCTCAAACGATCGCACTGTTCAGGTAAACCAAAGACAATATACGCCAGCAATAGATAATAATAATTTGGAGGGTCTAGAATCTCCAGCTTTTGGCATAGTGGCATGAGTTTAAAGGCAATTCTGTTTGATTTTAATGGCGTAATCATTAACGATGAGCGCATCCACCTAGAATTAATAGATGAGATTCTCTTGCAAGAAAATCTCCAACCCCAGAAAGTGCAAGAGCGTCAAGCTTCTTTAGGACGTAGCGATCGCGCTTGTTTTCAAGAATTACTCGCCAATCGTGGTAGAGTTGTCAGCCAAGACTATTTAACACAGTTATTCAACCGCAAAGCCCAAGCCTACGCGCTGGAGTTGGAGAAATTAGATAAACTGCCGATATATCCTGGTGTGGAAGATTTGATCTATCAGGTGCGATCGCGTAATCTGAAACTAGGCATAGTCAGTGGTGCGCTACGTACAGAAATTGATTTGGTACTCAACCGCGCCAATCTAGCCGAATATTTTCAAATTATCGTCGCAGGCGATGATATTACTACTAGTAAACCCCAACCGGACGGCTACTTGTTGGCAGTAGAACGCCTAAATCAACAATATCCTGAATTAAATCTTCAACCCCAAGAGTGCTTGGCAATTGAAGACACCCCAGCAGGTATTGGAGCCGCCAAACGAGCGCAAATGCAGGTTTTGGGTGTAGCGAATACCTACCCCTTCCATATGCTGCAACGCTGCTGTAACTGGACTGTGGATTATCTGAGCGAATTAGAACTAGAGCGAGTACAAGAAGTTTTTTCTGGCAACAAATCTCAGCCATCCCTAACTGAATGTTAAAATACTCTATGATGGACGAGTGTGATTAACTGAACACTCAACAAAGTCAGGGGAATTAGCTCAGTTGGTAGAGCGCTGCGATCGCACCGCAGAGGTCAGGGATTCGAGTTCCCTATTCTCCATATGTGTACATTCGCACATTATTTGTCGCTTTTCGCAAATTGATGTCGTTTTTAGGTAATTAACATTACTTTCGCTAATTCGCGTCGTTAATTCAATCATATTAGTTTTTCGCAAATTAACGTCGTATGGCTTACTCATTAACTGTGGTATTTGCTACAGACGAATTATTTTACCTTAACATTTGTTTGATCGCAGCGCTCCTTTCAACCCTCCCATAATTTAGTTATATTCCTAAAATATGTCCAAATATAGTTGATTTCAGGAAATTACTTCTATTCTTCTTACTCTTTCAACCCACCCCTAGCCGGGATGGTCGTTGAAACCTTACTACGTGCTGAGTCTGGACAAACTTTTATTAGACTTTCAACCCACCCCTAGCCGGGATGGTCGTTGAAACTTTATTCAATGGTAAAGCTTTCGATAATCGCAACTACTTTCAACCCACCCCTAGCCGGGATGGTCGTTGAAACGAACTAGAAGAGATGGTTTCGTTTATCGAGCCATCCTTTCAACCCACCCCTAGCCGGGATGATCGTTGAAACCATTAATTCTATTTGGGCGCTCGCCAAAAGTTTCATCTTTCAACCCACCCCTAGCCGGGATGATCGTTGAAACTTTTCCCGTCTAGGCCCTTGTTATACAAGCTTTTCAGATGTCTAATTGACACGTCCCTGAAAAAGCTGCTTGTGCTGAAAATCAAAATAGTAAATCAATTTACAAAATGATTCTTTGATTCAATACAGGACAAGGGTTTTCAGAGTTTGGCAAGTCCCCAGGGATTTTGACCCCGCTTCGATTCGCCAAAAAAATATTTGGGAGGGTTCCCCCGACGAAGGGGGTGATTCAGTAGCCACCACTGTGGTAATCCACACCGTTATAAATAACGGTTACAGCTAAAAGCTTTACTCCTTATTGCTGGGAGCGCACCTATCCCATCTATAGAAGTCTACAGATGGCAGCATCAGAAGCGGGCAGCTACCAGGGTCAGAAAGCATAACAGTCTTCCAACTGCCAAACTAACCCAGATTTATCACAGTACATTGGCTCAAAAGAGCATGAACTGCGGCGCTGTTATACAAATATTATATTTTCAAGGTTCAGATTAGTGAATTAAATTAAAGCGGCTTGGCGTTCCTGATATGCGAAGACGGCTAAATCTCGCGCTTTTTCTTGGGGACTGCCTCTGATTGGCTGTGTACCAATTTCAGTAAAAATTCCGGCTTTTGCAGCTTGGGATTTAATACTCTCAATTAATCGGCCGTAACCCCAGCGATGAACACTCATCCGGTATTCTTTGGCGTATTTTTGTTGAACTTCCTTGTAACCTGGGCATTTCTTCTCTGCTCTGGATTGGATTTCACTACTGATTTGCTCACGCATATCGCGGAGTTTTGGAATAACTATACTGCCTGCTTGATAGGTTTTAGCGATCGCAATAATTGCATCTGCCAATAATCTATCTACATATTGTCCTAACTCTGATTCACCAAAAGAGTTTGGCGCATTTCGTTTCTGAACTTTGTGGCGTTCGTGAGATAGGCGTTGCTGTTGTTGTCGCTGGCGGTTGAGAAGGTTGTAGTTTTTGCCAAGTAGTTGTTTGACAGTGCGATAAGCTAGAACTTCATTTTTAATAACATCCACTACAGCTAGTGTTACTGGCTTTTCTAGACCAAAACTAACACCAACTAGGATTGAGGGTTGTCCTTGATAATTAGGCTTGCTGGGACGAGGGAAGGGATTATTAATTCGATCTAGCGTGGATTGCTGACGAGTGACAAAAGCTTGTTGTTTATCGTTGAGGACATCTTTCCGTTTTGCTTGATTTAGCGTTTCGGTAATTTTTGTAGTTTTCTCGCTTACGACCTGTTGAGTTCCTTCAATAGTCCACATTCGAGTATCTAAAGTACAGTAAAGATGCAGTTTATTTACTTTCCAGGGTTCACCTTTTTCTTCTCCTAGCGACCAAGCAATCCTTCCTGAACGCAGAGTAAACAAACTGCTTGAGTGTTGGTTTTTACTATTGCGTTTAAGTTCTTGATCTTCTAGGAAGCGTTTAAAGTAGTGCAGATGACGCTTATCACAGTAAATCTCAAAGGTTAGTTTTCCCAAGCCATTGAATCGAACAAAGAGACGACCTTTGTCATTTTGCAACCATGTCATATCTTCGTTAGATTCGTAAGCCACAGGAAAAGGGACATCAGCAGGTTTTCTTAATAGTGCTGCTTGCCAAGCTTTTGCCTCATTTTCATTTTGAGGTACATTGGTTGTAGCAATTTCTAAAGTTTTTAACCACTCTTCTCCTGTTAAATCTCTACCTTTAGGTATGCGACTTTGCAGTTGGTCTTTTAATCGCTCAATTTCTATTTCCTTTTTGCGTCTATTTCTATTAAATTCTTCTGGGTCTTCGTCGCGTTCGCTGATTTGACAGTTATTTTTGAGTAGATATGCGATCGCACAACGAGTAAGAGTCTCTTGTGTTTGTTCGTAAGTGTTTAAAAGATTTTGAAAAAGTGAAGGTGTTTGTAACTTTGCAGATTTTCTAGTTCTTTTGCTCTTTCTCTGGTTTTTATTCTGGTCAGACTGGGGGGTAAATTTGGCAAGAATTTCGTTAGCTTCAGTACGAATTACGTTTAAGCTACATTGGCTTTCTTGTTCGAGTTGTAGATCACTTTTGAGGATTATGAGCCAACGTTCTTTACCTTCTATTTGCCGCTTTCTTCGTTTTTGTAAAGCGAACCAGGATTTATATACATAATCTACTAGAGCGATCGCTGAGGTGTAAAAGCGCCCAGGTTGATCAGAAAAACGCTCTTGATTTTTGAGGGAGTTAACAAGAGTTTTGAGGAATTCGGTAGGGATTTTACCTTTTTCTAGCCAAGTTTCAAATTCTGGGTGTTTTCCTACCTGTGCCAGTAGTTCATTGACAAGTGGTGTATTTTTGTCAGTCATCAGTTCCCACACTTGTCGGAGGGTGTCTTCTTCAGCAACCAAGCGACATTGAATTGTAATAACGCTCATGGTGTCCTCAGCTTTGTGGTTTCGGTAAAACTGACAGGGTAACTAATTGTTTTTTTACTTACAAAAGTATAGCGCAATGACGTAATAGCGCAACACCGCAAATGTTTTTTTCCTGAGAGGCTGTGCAAAAATGAAAGCCGCAAGCTTTGGCTTTAAATTAGGATGGCAGAAGAAACTAGAGAGGTTCGGGGAAGACTCCCTAAAGACTTAAAAATCGCTTTTGAAATCGCCTGTGCGCGTCTGGAAGTAACGCAGACGGCTGCCTTAGAGGAAGCAATTAGAGATTGGTTAAAGAAAATAGAATCCTCTGAACAACAAAATTAGGAGAAATGAGAAATATGTTGCTCAAGAACTCCCAATTAGGGTGTAAAGTTGGCAATTATGAGTCTGATGGCTTAATAGTTAGTGATAATTTCGGGATGCAACTTGTACTCTCTGCCATTCCCGTTATGACAATCTTGAACAAAATCCTCTGAGGATTCAAAACTTAAAGTTTTGCCCATTGCCTTTCCAATTAGTGTTAGCAAGTTATTTGCTCGCATCTGGAAAAAGGCTTCAAAGTCATCTCGCCGCAAAGTTTTTGGAGATATAGCGTGCGATCGCAATATTTCATCAAGTCTTTTAGCTGATGTCCCAGAAAGTTCAAAATCCTCTAAGTAAAGGGAAGGCGCTTTACTTCCAATTTTTTTGTTTGTTTTGGCACTTAAAGGTGTACGGTTAATCAAACAGTTATAGTTTTTGGGGTCAATGCCTTTTTTGCGACACCATGCCACAGGGAAGATATGATGCGAATCTATCTGTTCTTCAAAATAAATCACATCATTGATTTCTTCCCCAGTACACCAATCAATTGCCCCCTCACATCGTAGTAAAGCAGCTAATCCCTGATAGACTGCTCCGTAACGTTTTCTAACGCTAACCAACCTATCAAAAGAAAAATCTGCTTGCACAATGGTAAGCGGTATTGAGCCACCTGCTAACCAATCTGGTACTTCTATAACGTCTCGCCCGGCTCGTGCCTCATACCAACGTGTATATACTTCACCAAACATCCCACACCATAGCCAGCGCTCTAGCATAGAACGTATATGAGAAGAACGGGAACGCTCTCCGAGAATGGTAAAAATGGTACTTAGAATAACTAATTGAATGGGGTAAGCTAAATCATCTGCGTCAAAGATTTTTTGACTATGAAGGAAACGAGCAGATTCTTCAAAACCTCTAGAAATTGGATCAGCCCATTTTTGGTATTCTTCTTTGGTGAGTTTGAGAACTTCAGCGCGATCGCAATTAATACCTGGTAGTTTATCGATATTCCAGCCTTTTTTTATAGCTTCTATCCTCTTGGCGTAACCAGCCATTAACGTAACGGCTTGTACAAAATCAGTGCTGCGGAGCTTACGCAATACTTTTAAGGGTTGGAAGCGATTTTCGCGCTGTTTCCAATCATCTCTCAAACTGAAGTTAGCACTGCAATAGCTGGAACTCATTAAGTCAAAATAATTGAGGTCACAGCCAGAAGTATTTGTATCTTCAAATACTTGGCAAACTGCTTCTTTTGGTAGAGAGTCCCGCAGTTGAATAACAGGTATTTGATAATGCTCAAATTTTTTGAGAACTTCTAGTTCTAAAGTGTCAATTAGTTCCAGTTTTTGAGGGTTGTACTGCCAATACTTAGAAAATTTACTACGCCATTCAGAAAAACAGAAGACTTTGGATAAAGGAAACAATAGAGCCTGATACTCTTTTTCGGGAGTCGAACAGTCAATCAAACCACCCGTGAAGATTCGCGCAATTTTGGATTCAGGTAAGGCAATGATCGCATTACGGCGATCACATTCTGGGTTGAGGCATTTTTCAATATCCAGGTAGTACCACTTTTTAATCATTTTTTGGTTTTTTTGGTCTTTAATGATGACAGGTTGTTCAGATAGGAACACCATGAACATGGTTGTTAGACGTTGCTGTCCATCAAGGATTAATAATATTGGCGCATAATTTTCTGGTTGTAATACCCCATCAACTAGACGGGGTTTGAATTGTCGGCTTTGAATGCTTTGTTGAAGCATCATGACTGCACCAATGGGATAAGCAAGAGATACGCTGGCAAGTAAACGACGCACATGGGCATCATCCCAAACCCAATCTCTTTGAAAATCTGGAAGTTGGATGCGTCCAGTTTTAATATCTTTGAGGACATCAAGGAGAAAATACTTAGTAATGTCAAAGGTAGAGATTGAGTTCATTTGGTGTTCTGCCATTGTTGTCATTAATAGGAATGCGACTGTTTATCATAGTTAGTACCTATGTACCTCAGCCTAAGATCCCCCTTGTGTTAACAGCAAGGGCTTTTTGGGGCAACTGGTAGTGAGTAGCGATCGCTTTCGCTTATTCTTGAGGAAAATCTGGAGGTAAAGTCACAATTCCTTTCGCAACAAGCTGTCTAAATTGGTTAATTAGGTCTGCTTGCCGTAATATGCGGGTAACGTATTTAGGTCGTCGGCGAAAGCCAGTCCCCCAGTCCTTAACAGTTTTTGGGCTAGTACCTGTAACCTGGGCGATCGCATTGATGCAGGCTTTGCGATAATTACGTCCTGGCTCTTGTTTAACCCAACGGCGACAATACTCCATCGGTTCGAGGGGCAACTGACGAAGTATATCAATTGGGTGATTATTCCGATGGGAGTTGCTCCCAGTTTGCATCTTGCATCTTTATGAGTCAGATTAAGCAAGCAGAGATAGAGAATATTTCAAAGCTCCTGAGCTAACCAGTTAGCCTCACCAAATCTATGCTTGCTGAACTCAAGTTAAAAAATATCGGCTCACATTACAAGTATTTTAGTCACGAATCACGACTGAATTATTTTTGAGGATAATCAGGAGGTAGGACTATTTTTCTAATTTGGTTAAGCATATCTGCCATGCGTAGTATATGCACTACATAGTTGGGTCGCCTCTCAAAGTTTTGTCCCCAATTCCCTATAGTTCTTTCACTTAAACCTGTTGCTTCAGCTAGAGCTGCAATACAGGCTTTTCTGTATCCCCGCTCATCAGGGGACATCTCAACCCATCGTTGGCAATATTCCAAAGGCTCCAAAGGCAAATCACTGAGTGCATCGATTCTATATTCATTGGTCTGGGGGTTATTGTCTATTAGCCTTTTTGTTTTGAAAAACACTTAAACTCACGATTTGTGACTATTTAGAAAATACTATGAGTCACGATATGTGTTAAAAGCATTACGGTCACTTTGCATAAAGCAACTTATGGGTTAAGCAATTAAAATCACTCACCAATATTAATTTTTTGTAAAGGTAACATTGTTTACTTGTAAGTATAATAGCTAGATGTTAAGTTATAAAAATAACTAGTAAATTGTCTAACTATGAGCAATGAAGCTAATACTTGCCGTAAGTATGTTGAACCCAAATTAAGAGATGCGGGTTGGGAGCAAGAACCACACGATTATACTGAGCAGTATTACTTCACTGATGGCAAGATTCGCCCCAAAAACAAGCGACAGCCTCGTGGTAAACGGAAATTTGCTGATTATTTACTACTGTATAACGGGTTTCCCTTAGCAGTAGTAGAGGCAAAAAGGAAATATGAAACTCCTGATGAGGGACTGGAACAGGCGATCGCCTATGCTCAAATTCTTGACGTGAAGTTTGCTTACTCTACTAATGGTGAAGGGATTGTGGAGTATGACTTCATCACGGGTAAGCAGTCTAATGTGATGGACTCATTCCCTAGTCCTGATCAACTTTGGCAACGGTTAACAGGGGAAGGTAAAGAGCAAATTAGAGAGGACATAGCCGAAAAACTGCTAACTCCCTTTTACCCAACGCCAGATAAACCACTGCGTTATTATCAACGGAACGCCATTAATGCAGTACTAGCGGCAATTTTTAAAGGTCAAAAGCGTCTACTTCTGACATTGGCGACGGGAACAGGTAAAACTACTGTTGCTTTCCAAATTGCTTGGAAACTCTCAAGTTTGGAGTGGAATGCTTCTGGGGAACCTCGTTCGCCTCGCATTTTGTTTTTGGCAGATCGGAATGTGCTGGTAGATGACCCGATGAATAAGGATTTTTCTGCCTTTAATGAAGAGAAAATTCACAAAATTCAGGGAGAAGTGAAAAAAGGACGTGACCTTTACTTTGCAATTTATCAAGCTATTGGTGATAGAGAAGATAGCTTTGGGCTTTACAGAGAATATAGTCCTGATTATTTTGACTTGATTATTGTTGATGAATGCCACCGAGGTAGTGCTAGAGATGAAAGTAACTGGCGACAAATTCTAGAACATTTTGAACCTGCGTATCAGTTCGGATTGACAGCGACACCGCTACGGGACGATAACGTTGATACCTATCGCTACTTTGGCAATCCCCTTTACACCTATTCTCTCAAACAAGGGATTGATGATGGTTTCTTAGCTCCCTACCGAGTTTATCGGGTTCTTACCCGTTCTGATCGCGAAGGATGGCGACCTAGTGCTGGACAAATTGACCGTTATGGAAGAACGATTCCTAATGAAGTTTATCTGACACCGGACTTTGAGCAGAAATTGGTGAGAGAAGCGCGGACAAAGGCAATCGCCCAACATATTAGTGATTTTCTCAAAAGCAGCGATCGCTGTGCTAAAACCATTGTCTTTTGTGTCGATGAACCGCACGTTAAGGCAATGATTAAGGAATTACGCAACCTCAACAGCGACATCACCAGAACAAATCCTGATTACATAACTCGCATTACTTCTGATGCTGGTGATGTGGGTAAGGGACATCTCTACAAATTCAAAGATGTCTTAAATGAAACTCATATTATTGCTGTAACTGCTAGGTTACTAACAACAGGGGTAGATGTTCCCACCTGTAAAAATGTTGTGCTTGCCCGTGTTATTCGTTCAATGACAGACTTTAAGCAGATTATTGGACGGGGAACTCGTGTGCGAGAAGAACGGGGTAAGCTGTCTTTTAATATACTGGATTACACCAATAGCACAGTATTGTTTGAGGATAGAGATTTTGACGGAGAACCCGCCCTCATTAATGAATCAGAGATGGATGATCAGGGTGAAATTCTCTCTGAACATGAGGAGGAACTGGAATCAACAGATTTAGAAGACGAAGCAGACGACTTGGAAGATGATGACGACAAGTCTGGGTTTTGGGGACTCCCAGATGATGATGATGCACCACCTCGGAAATATTACGCTGACGGGGGAAGTGAAGAAATTGTTGAAGAAAGAATTTATGATTTAAACCCAGACAATCAACTGCGTTTGTCTCGATTAATTGACTACACCAGAGAACAAGTCCGCATCCTGTATCGTTCCACTATGGAAATACAGCAACGCTGGGCAGATCCAGTACAGCGTTCCGAGATTATTGAGTTGTTGGCAGATCGGGGAATTGATTTTGATGAGTTAAAACAAGTTACTAATCTTCCCGAAGCAGACCCTTTTGATTTACTATGTCATATTGCCTTTGATGCTCCTGCACTGACTTGCAAGCAACGGGCTGAAAGGTTGCGACGACGCAAGGCTGATTTTTTTGAGCAATATGAGGAGGATGCTAGGGCAATTTTAGAAATACTTTTGGACAAGTATGCAGAAAAAGGAGTTGAGGAGTTTAATATTCCAACTACATTTAAAGCTAACCGCGAGTTTGATAAGTATGGCAACGTGGCAGAAATTGCTCAACGGTTTGGTGGAGTTACGCAACTTCGGGAGGCAGTGAATCAACTTCAGGAATATCTGTACAGTGCATAAAAGTTTAAATTTTAGCTAACTACAGAAATCAAGTTACGGAGTGTTAAATGGATCGAAATCTACCAAGTTTACGCATCGGATTAATTGAAAACTGCTACCATTCTCTCAAGAGAGGCTATGAATTATGGGGAGAGGGGCAAAGAAAGCAAGATGGTTGGCTTCTCAAAGAAGCAGTTATTTGGATTCATTATGGAATTGAGCTTGGGATCAAACAACTACTAGTTCAAACTAATGAATATTTAATATTTGATAATATAGACATAGCAGTAGAAAAACTTGCCAAATTGCGTAATCAACCTCAGCAGTTTGAAGTATCTGTATTAGATTTATTTGAACAAGACAAGCCTGCTTTTTCGGTTGGCTTTGAAAAAGCAGTAGACCGTGCTGCAATGATGCTAAATATTAGTGAATTATCTGAAACAAGCACACTAAGGAGTAATATTGATGAACTAACTAAATATCGAAATAAAATAGTTCATTATGCTGTTACTTTAGAAGTAAATGAAGTCATAACACTAATATCAAGTATTATGAATGATTTCATTGATTTACTAGAGAGAAATATTCAAGATAATAATTTTCAAGAGAAATATCTTCCAGAAATTCGACAGGCAAATTTACCTATATATGTAAGGGTTCAGTCTCTCATTCAAGAATCAGAGTCAAGATTAAAAAACCTAATAATGAATTTTAATAATCAGTATGTTCCTGGTAAATTATTTGGTGTTGAGGAGCAGATATTCCTGCCTCAAGCTCTAAATATTTCTACTCATGATTATAAAAATAAAGAGCCGTGGGATATACGAGCTTCGATGAGTAACAATGAAGAATGGCTGGTAGAAATAAAAATATCATCAATGAATTCTTCTTCAATAAAAATGGCAATTAATCAACTGTTGAATCATAATTTTTTTTTATTAGATAAATATGAAAGCATTACTGAGAGTAAGATAAAACTGTGGTTTATCACTTTAAATGATAGAGATAAAAGTCGTTTTTTAAGAAATACGGATTTTTTTAAGCAAAATGGGATTTTTGTATCTTCCAAAGATGAAATTGAAGAATTAGAGAAATTACTGTGCCACAACGAATAACAAATATTATTTGATTTTCACTAACTCATAAATATAATTATATTTGCACTAAAATATTCATGTCTAAACGTACAATCAAACAAAATGATAAACCCGTAACTACAGCTCAAAAACTAGGAAGCGTGATTAAGTCAGCGAGAGACATCATGCGAACTGATAAGGGATTGAATGGAGAATTAGACCGTCTTCCCCAGTTGACTTGGATCATGTTTTTGAAACTTTTGGATGATTCTGAAAAACTGCATGAGGTGGAAGCAGAATTAGAGGGGATATCCTATAAACCAACGATTCAACCGCCTTATCGCTGGCGAGATTGGGCTGCTAATGAAAATTTTACGGGTGATCGCCTGAAAAGTTTCATCAACAATGATGAGGCAATTTTACCAGATGGCACGAAAGGTGCAGGGTTACTCGCCTATTTGCGGAATCTCAAAAGCAAAACCGGACGCGATCGCGCTGATGTTATCGCCAAGGTGTTCAAAGATGTCACTAACCGCATGATTAGCGGGACTTTGCTGTGGGATGTGCTGAGTAAGGTAAATGATATTCACTTTGATAAATCTGAAGAAGTGAACCTCCTCAGCACCCTCTATGAGTCCATGCTGAAGGAAATGCGGGACGCTGCGGGAGATTCGGGAGAGTTTTACACCCCACGTCCGGTAGTGCGGTTTATCGTGCAGGTGATGGAACCGAAACTGGGAGAAACCATTTTTGACCCGGCTTGCGGAACTGGTGGTTTTTTGGTCGAGGCGTATGAATACTTGAAAAAGAATTGTAGCGCCCAAGATTGGCAGATATTACAAAAAAGCATTATTGGCGGTGAAGCAAAATCCTTACCTTTGATGTTAGCGCACATGAGTTTGCTGTTACATGGGTTTGAATATCCCGATATTGATGACGGTAATAGTCTGCGGTTTACTATTGCCGAAATGGGTGAAAAGGATTGGGTAGACGTGATTCTTACAAATCCGCCGTTTGGGGGTGAGGAGGAAGACAGAATTAAAAATAACTTTCCCCCAGATAGACAAACCAAGGAAACTGCGTTGTTATTCCTTCAGTTGATTATGCGTCGTCTCAGACAAAGACCCAAACCAGGACGCGCAGCAGTAGTATTTCCCAATGGGGTGCTATTTGGGGATAATACTTACGCCAAACTCAAGGAAGATTTACTCAAGGATTTCAATTTGCATACCATTGTCCGTTTACCTAATGGGGTGTTTGCACCTTATACTGGCATTCCGACAAATTTGTTATTTTTTGACCGTTCTGGGCAAACTAATGAGATTTGGTACTATGAGTTACCTTTGCCAGAAGGACGGAAAACTTATACCAAAACTAAGCCGATACAGGATGGAGATTTTTCTGAATGTTTAGCATGGTGGAAGAACCGAG harbors:
- a CDS encoding HAD family hydrolase, producing the protein MSLKAILFDFNGVIINDERIHLELIDEILLQENLQPQKVQERQASLGRSDRACFQELLANRGRVVSQDYLTQLFNRKAQAYALELEKLDKLPIYPGVEDLIYQVRSRNLKLGIVSGALRTEIDLVLNRANLAEYFQIIVAGDDITTSKPQPDGYLLAVERLNQQYPELNLQPQECLAIEDTPAGIGAAKRAQMQVLGVANTYPFHMLQRCCNWTVDYLSELELERVQEVFSGNKSQPSLTEC
- the cas12k gene encoding type V CRISPR-associated protein Cas12k (Type V-K CRISPR systems have also been known as with the large Cas12k protein, has also been known as type V-U5, and Cas12k as C2c5.), with the protein product MSVITIQCRLVAEEDTLRQVWELMTDKNTPLVNELLAQVGKHPEFETWLEKGKIPTEFLKTLVNSLKNQERFSDQPGRFYTSAIALVDYVYKSWFALQKRRKRQIEGKERWLIILKSDLQLEQESQCSLNVIRTEANEILAKFTPQSDQNKNQRKSKRTRKSAKLQTPSLFQNLLNTYEQTQETLTRCAIAYLLKNNCQISERDEDPEEFNRNRRKKEIEIERLKDQLQSRIPKGRDLTGEEWLKTLEIATTNVPQNENEAKAWQAALLRKPADVPFPVAYESNEDMTWLQNDKGRLFVRFNGLGKLTFEIYCDKRHLHYFKRFLEDQELKRNSKNQHSSSLFTLRSGRIAWSLGEEKGEPWKVNKLHLYCTLDTRMWTIEGTQQVVSEKTTKITETLNQAKRKDVLNDKQQAFVTRQQSTLDRINNPFPRPSKPNYQGQPSILVGVSFGLEKPVTLAVVDVIKNEVLAYRTVKQLLGKNYNLLNRQRQQQQRLSHERHKVQKRNAPNSFGESELGQYVDRLLADAIIAIAKTYQAGSIVIPKLRDMREQISSEIQSRAEKKCPGYKEVQQKYAKEYRMSVHRWGYGRLIESIKSQAAKAGIFTEIGTQPIRGSPQEKARDLAVFAYQERQAALI
- a CDS encoding GmrSD restriction endonuclease domain-containing protein, translating into MAEHQMNSISTFDITKYFLLDVLKDIKTGRIQLPDFQRDWVWDDAHVRRLLASVSLAYPIGAVMMLQQSIQSRQFKPRLVDGVLQPENYAPILLILDGQQRLTTMFMVFLSEQPVIIKDQKNQKMIKKWYYLDIEKCLNPECDRRNAIIALPESKIARIFTGGLIDCSTPEKEYQALLFPLSKVFCFSEWRSKFSKYWQYNPQKLELIDTLELEVLKKFEHYQIPVIQLRDSLPKEAVCQVFEDTNTSGCDLNYFDLMSSSYCSANFSLRDDWKQRENRFQPLKVLRKLRSTDFVQAVTLMAGYAKRIEAIKKGWNIDKLPGINCDRAEVLKLTKEEYQKWADPISRGFEESARFLHSQKIFDADDLAYPIQLVILSTIFTILGERSRSSHIRSMLERWLWCGMFGEVYTRWYEARAGRDVIEVPDWLAGGSIPLTIVQADFSFDRLVSVRKRYGAVYQGLAALLRCEGAIDWCTGEEINDVIYFEEQIDSHHIFPVAWCRKKGIDPKNYNCLINRTPLSAKTNKKIGSKAPSLYLEDFELSGTSAKRLDEILRSHAISPKTLRRDDFEAFFQMRANNLLTLIGKAMGKTLSFESSEDFVQDCHNGNGREYKLHPEIITNY
- the hsdR gene encoding EcoAI/FtnUII family type I restriction enzme subunit R, which codes for MSNEANTCRKYVEPKLRDAGWEQEPHDYTEQYYFTDGKIRPKNKRQPRGKRKFADYLLLYNGFPLAVVEAKRKYETPDEGLEQAIAYAQILDVKFAYSTNGEGIVEYDFITGKQSNVMDSFPSPDQLWQRLTGEGKEQIREDIAEKLLTPFYPTPDKPLRYYQRNAINAVLAAIFKGQKRLLLTLATGTGKTTVAFQIAWKLSSLEWNASGEPRSPRILFLADRNVLVDDPMNKDFSAFNEEKIHKIQGEVKKGRDLYFAIYQAIGDREDSFGLYREYSPDYFDLIIVDECHRGSARDESNWRQILEHFEPAYQFGLTATPLRDDNVDTYRYFGNPLYTYSLKQGIDDGFLAPYRVYRVLTRSDREGWRPSAGQIDRYGRTIPNEVYLTPDFEQKLVREARTKAIAQHISDFLKSSDRCAKTIVFCVDEPHVKAMIKELRNLNSDITRTNPDYITRITSDAGDVGKGHLYKFKDVLNETHIIAVTARLLTTGVDVPTCKNVVLARVIRSMTDFKQIIGRGTRVREERGKLSFNILDYTNSTVLFEDRDFDGEPALINESEMDDQGEILSEHEEELESTDLEDEADDLEDDDDKSGFWGLPDDDDAPPRKYYADGGSEEIVEERIYDLNPDNQLRLSRLIDYTREQVRILYRSTMEIQQRWADPVQRSEIIELLADRGIDFDELKQVTNLPEADPFDLLCHIAFDAPALTCKQRAERLRRRKADFFEQYEEDARAILEILLDKYAEKGVEEFNIPTTFKANREFDKYGNVAEIAQRFGGVTQLREAVNQLQEYLYSA
- a CDS encoding class I SAM-dependent DNA methyltransferase, coding for MSKRTIKQNDKPVTTAQKLGSVIKSARDIMRTDKGLNGELDRLPQLTWIMFLKLLDDSEKLHEVEAELEGISYKPTIQPPYRWRDWAANENFTGDRLKSFINNDEAILPDGTKGAGLLAYLRNLKSKTGRDRADVIAKVFKDVTNRMISGTLLWDVLSKVNDIHFDKSEEVNLLSTLYESMLKEMRDAAGDSGEFYTPRPVVRFIVQVMEPKLGETIFDPACGTGGFLVEAYEYLKKNCSAQDWQILQKSIIGGEAKSLPLMLAHMSLLLHGFEYPDIDDGNSLRFTIAEMGEKDWVDVILTNPPFGGEEEDRIKNNFPPDRQTKETALLFLQLIMRRLRQRPKPGRAAVVFPNGVLFGDNTYAKLKEDLLKDFNLHTIVRLPNGVFAPYTGIPTNLLFFDRSGQTNEIWYYELPLPEGRKTYTKTKPIQDGDFSECLAWWKNREENAQAYKYNFRKAYKQAIKDATPHWDAGKKAEETANQLAKTVKELAEKIQGLQNSILDFSPSKDIAQIKNQIQIVKDEVKEAQTEEKIQREIAKDEKAKGEAIYWAIYNLDRKNPNSQQDFEHLPPEQLVADILEKDRRISEIMADIKSMLKG